From the genome of Deltaproteobacteria bacterium:
GGCTATCAGCTCCTGAATATTGTGGTAATGAATCCCGTGGCCGGCACTCACCTGCATCCCCAACTTATTCGCTGCGCGAGTCGCGTCAACGATTTTTTGAAGCTCCGCACGCCTAGCAATATCATCACGGGCATCAGCGAATCGGCCCGTATTGATTTCAACAGCCATCGTCTCCACTTTATGGGCACCACGAATCTGGTCTACATCTGGGTCTACAAAAAGGCTCACCTGGATGTCTGCTTCACGAAGCCCACTGATGTACTTTTTGAGATGCTCACGATGGTGTCCGATATCGAGACCAGACTCGGTGGTCAGCTCCCCTGCACGCTCTGGTACAATCGTTACCATATGAGGTTTAACCTCAAAAGCGAGCTTCTGATTTTCCTGGGTCGCCGCAATTTGCATATTGAGCGTGGTTTCCACAGTGTCTCGTAGGAGCAATAAATCTCGGTCTTGTATATGACGACGGTCTTCACGCAGGTGTGCTTTGATTTGTGAAGCTCCTGCCCGCTCGGCTACAGATGCCGCAGCAACAGGGTCAGGATAGCGGGTACGACGACCCTGCCGAAGAGTTCCCACATAATCAATGTTGAGTCCTAGCTCTGCTCTCGCCATCAGGATCTCCTTCAATCAGTTCAGAATAGAACGCATGGTGTCAGCGATTTCATTGGCCCAGGCATCAACCTGCCCTGCATCGGGACCTTCAACCAAAACTCGCGCCTTGGGTTCTGTGCCAGAATAGCGCACCATCACTCGGCCATCGCCGCCGAGCTTCGCTTCAACATCCTCAATGAGTTTTCTCACGGAGTCGAGTTCGGCGATGGGCTTCTTGTCTTGTACTTTGACGCTCACCAAAGATTGCGGAAATGGCACAAAGACCTTTTTCAAATCTGCCAACGCTTTGCCTCTTTGTTTCATCATGGTCATCAGCTTAAGTGCCCCAACCATACCGTCGCCTGTACTCGCGTGGTCAAGATAAACCAAATGACCTGACTGCTCTCCGCCGAAGCAAAAATTCCCAGCCCGCATGGCCTCTACCACGTAGCGGTCACCCACCTGTGTTCGAATCACTTTACCACCAAAACCTTCAACGGCTCTGTCCAAAGCAAGGTTACTCATCACAGTGGTCACCAAGGTCTTACCGGCCAAGGTACCATCCGCCATCATCGACTGGGCAGTGAGCGCTAGCAAGCAATCGCCGTCGACCACTTCACCCTTGTGATCGACTACAACAAGGCGGTCTGCATCGCCGTCGAGCGCTACGCCTAAGTCAGCGCCATGCTCCAGCACTGCTTTGGCGAGATTTTGCGGAAAGAGAGCGCCGCAGTTGTGGTTGATATTACGACCATCGGGCTTATTACCCAAAGCCACAACCTCAGCGCCTAGCTCTTCAAGAACCATCGGCGCCACTTTATAGGCGGCTCCATTCGCACAGTCGATTACAACCTTTAAGCCTTCAAGGTCCATAGTTGGCGGTACAACCGACTTAAGCTGGACGATGTATCGCCCAAGCGCATCATCAATTCGAAAAGCTTTACCCACTTCGTCTTTGGTGGGACGAATCGCTTCAACATGGTCGCTGGTCATGAACTCTTCGAGTTCGAGCTCTTTAGCG
Proteins encoded in this window:
- a CDS encoding pyridoxine 5'-phosphate synthase; the protein is MARAELGLNIDYVGTLRQGRRTRYPDPVAAASVAERAGASQIKAHLREDRRHIQDRDLLLLRDTVETTLNMQIAATQENQKLAFEVKPHMVTIVPERAGELTTESGLDIGHHREHLKKYISGLREADIQVSLFVDPDVDQIRGAHKVETMAVEINTGRFADARDDIARRAELQKIVDATRAANKLGMQVSAGHGIHYHNIQELIAVEGISRFNVGHSIISRALFSGLDGAVRDMIKLLER
- a CDS encoding phosphoglucosamine mutase codes for the protein MSDSKSPKSATERKYFGTDGIRGTANVHPMTCEVALALGRAVAHQAKHGDHRHRIVIGKDTRVSGYMVEMAFASGVCSMGVDALLLGPLPTPAVAFITRNMRADAGVMISASHNPYEDNGIKIFARDGFKLPDAKELELEEFMTSDHVEAIRPTKDEVGKAFRIDDALGRYIVQLKSVVPPTMDLEGLKVVIDCANGAAYKVAPMVLEELGAEVVALGNKPDGRNINHNCGALFPQNLAKAVLEHGADLGVALDGDADRLVVVDHKGEVVDGDCLLALTAQSMMADGTLAGKTLVTTVMSNLALDRAVEGFGGKVIRTQVGDRYVVEAMRAGNFCFGGEQSGHLVYLDHASTGDGMVGALKLMTMMKQRGKALADLKKVFVPFPQSLVSVKVQDKKPIAELDSVRKLIEDVEAKLGGDGRVMVRYSGTEPKARVLVEGPDAGQVDAWANEIADTMRSILN